Proteins from a genomic interval of Calypte anna isolate BGI_N300 chromosome 6, bCalAnn1_v1.p, whole genome shotgun sequence:
- the ZNF518A gene encoding zinc finger protein 518A, protein MPSEKEPFFPDKRPINLLKHNAAMNFSTNTTFKKALVNAPLSMMTQPAILDVSLSYELKNVKIDLPKVNIPNEVLMKHEADRFRKLFQCKQQTARKSLNLVKINGSDPSCSEGSNLQSKPEVQFEGLKTAAKILNFTCTKCKDSIRYSPNDLQKHFQLLHYGELPLYPCEMCSFSANDFQSFKQHRRTHRSTLVKCELCNDEHMYTLLDLTKHFTSKHCVNGHFQCEKCGFSTKDVGTFVQHIHRHNEIPYKCGKCHHISFTKEEFQKHHLVHTSMFPFGCQYCSYKAARKDYLLKHIIALHREHLYAKEKLEKEKCEKSIVKTPAGLKLVLRRCKMGTSKKALWRRKKISDGSDKTGEKNVQVLRSVNKIQTKSEELNQCMGYMAANEEDKMIHAEKHNFMGGMLSSSTAQHNKADGGKSYGLALLKNAVHGPTVLMVKNNKIAVPANYSAKFMGFKMVDGKQHIVIKLLPTSKQNLNFLGQKADPTKDGSTTSLLQTADHYGLCSGAISHVTDQLTVKNSSVHPLTSPPFSCSAPHSGKTEVGNQNNSLFYGRSVSQTVAPCNVAVGKGLNYLPMKLDSNVPPCDEVTKLGTRGTISGGSCSPSSHPQVLPSTVTNALHYDPMKMPFFPELKMQNGGLNNGNGTNNLYYSTSVDSSNEGLLSFHNYSKMDTSDNPCSVWMSTDDKYKELLSSKAVSFPNSRRTESASSCSELMKGLKPEKIVSAQSNNNKIYGHTDMKNVSSKSHLECVGSMCFMEDQHNGQQYWDAYVHQGFENITENFQENTSDCVNSVLMPKITSVFSLQSEHAADYLSPEIKQLLQDVLKVKATTQQESHSKSNNCLKLHSDKLHSGHETGNKAFTHLKSSATACGLQRLPANVDFHLYKRELNTRCSTNEDTHCGRETQTPRTSFDSQGMDKLSRNPDVGTLLKTHRDAIITQQLVKDKTLSTTQNPSSFLPVLQEQKKPLLVQSSPSGFFVPLHLANKPGLQVVSGRSLPSTSSSDGHVTKGVPASFVLNKGPGMVLTFNGAIGTVANVPSDNSLVLGRVASREYGKITIPFSKAEGKKNSFRRLRSSCNRRACSTANDSLNSMSFKGPLVITNSSESSVKRMSSVKVLSEHQDAVIDSLESVNQQEMKQKHVYALLPDGQQAVFLKCMTPNKPVVHKHSIFQDNVHYQNCQPKKTGAMQQKLLLKSKISTSDALAETTRSVSSSVPSLQLDNLQSLPPALAQKQTDLTSNDALILPSSLIPANASLSSLNPACCIPPGEPFYSTKSTETRLQKGSSESMQVATPNNRNNFGGQKSTWRTRNRTAKVKPLLKQTGSRGSETVVMQRKKNFKRKRKDNCPGPPRKKVALHRKRKEKNQAEVARESGGPYKLRASKETVRTLKLLPFNSKQLIKCPRRNQPVVVLNHPDADVPEVVNVMKTIAKFKGHVVKVSLSKRTIEALLQPAFCSPLDVTTDTLSQKRHRAIKPISPVKERFVLKLTLKKTSKNNYQIVKTTSDNTLKAKFSCWFCGRIFDNQDNWVGHGQRHLMEATRDWNSLM, encoded by the coding sequence ATGCCATCTGAAAAGGAACCgttttttcctgataaaagGCCAATTAATTTGTTAAAACACAATGCTGCAATGAATTTTTCTACAAATACTACTTTCAAAAAAGCACTGGTGAATGCTCCTTTAAGTATGATGACTCAACCAGCAATTTTAGATGTCAGTCTCTcttatgaattaaaaaatgtgaaaattgaTTTACCCAAGGTGAACATTCCAAATGAAGTATTAATGAAACATGAAGCTGATAGATTTAGAAAACTCTTCCAGTGTAAACAGCAGACTGCAAGGAAGTCCTTAAATTtagtgaaaataaatggaagtgATCCCAGTTGTTCAGAGGGAAGTAACTTGCAAAGTAAACCAGAAGTGCAATTTGAAGGGTTGAAAACTGCAGCAAAGATACTGAATTTCACTTGTACAAAGTGCAAGGATAGCATTAGATACAGCCCAAATGATCTacagaaacatttccagttGTTACACTATGGTGAGTTGCCTTTGTATCCCTGTGAGATGTGTAGCTTCTCAGCTAATGACTTTCAGTCATTTAAACAGCACAGGCGCACCCATCGTAGCACTTTGGTAAAATGTGAGCTCTGTAATGATGAGCATATGTACACTTTGTTGGATTTGACAAAACACTTCACATCAAAGCATTGTGTAAACGGTCACTTCCAGTGTGAAAAATGTGGGTTTTCTACCAAGGATGTGGGCACATTTGTTCAGCATATTCACAGGCATAATGAGATCCCATATAAATGTGGAAAATGCCATCACATAAGTTTTACAAAAGAGGAGTTCCAGAAACATCATCTTGTTCATACCAGCATGTTTCCTTTTGGCTGTCAGTACTGCAGTTACAAAGCAGCACGGAAAGATTATCTTTTAAAACACATCATAGCTTTGCATAGAGAACACTtatatgcaaaagaaaaactagaaaaggagaaatgtgaaaaaagtaTAGTGAAGACTCCGGCAGGACTGAAACTTGTGTTAAGAAGGTGCAAAATGGGAACATCAAAAAAAGCATTGTGGAGACGGAAAAAAATAAGCGATGGAAGTGataaaactggagaaaaaaatgtacaagtGCTAAGAAGTGTAAataaaattcaaacaaaatctGAGGAACTGAACCAGTGTATGGGATATATGGCAGCAAATGAAGAAGACAAAATGATACACGCAGAAAAGCATAATTTCATGGGTGGAATGCTCTCTTCTAGTACTGCACAACACAATAAAGCAGATGGTGGAAAAAGTTATGGCCTGGCATTACTGAAAAATGCTGTTCATGGGCCAACAGTATTGATGGtcaaaaacaataaaatagcTGTTCCAGCAAATTACAGTGCTAAATTTATGGGATTTAAAATGGTAGATGGAAAACAACATATTGTTATAAAACTATTACCTACAAGTAAGCAAAACTTAAATTTTTTAGGTCAGAAAGCTGATCCTACTAAAGATGGTTCTACAACTTCTTTGCTACAGACAGCTGATCACTATGGCTTGTGTTCAGGTGCTATATCACATGTAACTGATCAGTTAACTGTAAAGAACAGCTCTGTTCACCCATTAACCTCCCCTCCATTTTCTTGTTCTGCTCCTCattcaggaaaaacagaagtggGAAACCAAAATAACTCCTTATTTTATGGTAGGAGTGTTTCTCAAACTGTAGCGCCTTGTAATGTAGCTGTAGGAAAAGGTCTGAATTATTTGCCAATGAAGTTGGACTCAAATGTACCTCCATGTGATGAGGTGACAAAACTCGGAACTCGAGGTACTATTTCGGGGGGAAGCTGTAGTCCTTCAAGTCATCCTCAGGTATTGCCATCCACTGTTACAAATGCTCTTCACTATGACCCTATGAAAATGCCATTCTTTCCtgaactgaaaatgcaaaatggtGGCCTGAATAATGGTAATGGAACTAATAATCTCTATTATTCAACTTCAGTGGATTCTTCTAATGAAGGGCTGCTGTCTTTTCATAACTATTCCAAAATGGACACTTCAGATAATCCATGTAGCGTTTGGATGTCAACAGATGACAAATACAAAGAACTTCTATCTAGcaaagcagtttcttttccGAACAGTAGAAGAACTGAATCTGCATCTTCATGTTCAGAACTGATGAAAGGcttaaaaccagagaaaattGTATCAGCTcaatcaaataataataaaatttatggACACACAGACATGAAGAATGTGTCTTCTAAAAGCCACTTAGAGTGTGTTGGAAGCATGTGTTTTATGGAGGACCAGCATAATGGCCAGCAGTACTGGGATGCTTACGTGCATCAAGGCTTTGAGAACATAACTGAGAACTTCCAAGAAAATACCTCAGATTGTGTTAACTCTGTCTTAATGCCTAAAATCACCTCTGTTTTCTCATTGCAAAGTGAACATGCAGCTGATTACTTGTCGCCTGAGATAAAGCAGTTACTGCAGGATGTATTAAAAGTTAAAGCAACTACTCAGCAAGAATCCCACAGCAAGTCAAATAACTGCCTAAAACTTCATTCTGACAAGCTGCATTCTGGTCATGAGACAGGGAATAAAGCCTTTACACATTTAAAAAGCTCAGCAACTGCATGTGGTTTGCAGAGGCTTCCTGCTAATGTAGACTTTCATTTATATAAGAGAGAGTTGAATACAAGATGTAGCACAAATGAAGATACACATTGTGGGAGAGAAACACAGACACCCAGGACATCGTTTGATTCACAGGGAATGGATAAATTATCCAGAAATCCAGATGTTGGTACATTGCTAAAAACTCATAGAGATGCAATCATAACACAGCAGTTAGTAAAAGATAAAACACTGTCTACAACCCAGAATCCTAGTAGCTTTTTGCCAGTTCTTCAAGAGCAGAAGAAACCCCTTTTAGTTCAGTCCTCTCCATCAGGattttttgttcctttgcaCCTTGCTAACAAGCCTGGACTACAGGTGGTTTCAGGAAGATCTCTTCCGTCAACCAGTTCCTCAGACGGGCATGTGACTAAAGGTGTACCTGCatcctttgttttaaataaaggaCCTGGAATGGTTTTGACTTTTAACGGGGCAATTGGAACAGTTGCGAATGTCCCTAGTGATAATTCTCTGGTTTTAGGGAGAGTTGCATCTAGAGAATATGGCAAAATAACCATaccattttcaaaagcagaggggaaaaagaacagTTTCAGAAGGTTAAGAAGTTCCTGTAATAGGAGAGCATGTAGCACAGCAAATGACTCATTGAATAGCATGTCATTTAAAGGACCTCTAGTAATTACAAACTCATCAGagtcatctgtgaaaagaatgTCTTCTGTGAAGGTGTTATCAGAGCATCAGGATGCTGTCATTGATTCTTTGGAGTCAGTAAACCAAcaggaaatgaaacagaaacatGTTTATGCACTTTTGCCTGATGGACAGCAGgcagtttttctgaaatgcatgACACCAAACAAGCCTGTAGTTCATAAACATAGTATTTTTCAGGATAATGTTCATTATCAAAATTGTCAACCAAAGAAAACTGGAGCCATGCAACAAAAACTTTTGCTGAAAAGTAAGATTTCTACTTCAGATGCGCTGGCTGAAACCACTCGGTCAGTAAGCAGCTCAGTGCCCTCACTACAGCTGGATAACTTGCAGTCTCTTCCTCCCGCACTAGCACAGAAACAAACTGATCTTACTTCTAATGATGCCTTAATCTTACCAAGTAGCTTAATACCAGCAAATGCCTCTTTGTCAAGCTTAAATCCAGCATGTTGTATTCCTCCTGGAGAACCTTTTTATTCTACTAAGTCTACAGAGACACGGTTGCAAAAAGGTTCTAGTGAGAGTATGCAAGTTGCAACTCCTAACAACAGGAATAATTTTGGTGGTCAGAAGTCCACCTGGAGGACTCGAAACAGAACCGCAAAAGTAAAAcctcttttaaaacaaactggGTCTAGAGGCTCAGAAACTGTGGTTatgcaaagaaagaagaatttcaAGCGGAAAAGAAAGGATAATTGCCCAGGACCTCCAAGAAAGAAAGTAGCATTGCACAGGAAGCGTAAGGAAAAGAATCAAGCTGAAGTTGCTCGTGAGTCAGGTGGCCCCTACAAATTAAGGGCATCAAAAGAAACTGTGAGGACTTTGAAATTACTTCCTTTTAATTCTAAACAGCTTATAAAATGCCCTCGGAGAAATCAGCCAGTTGTTGTGCTTAACCATCCTGATGCAGATGTTCCAGAAGTTGTAAATGTAATGAAAACCATTGCTAAATTTAAGGGACATGTTGTTAAGGTTTCATTGTCAAAAAGAACTATTGAAGCACTTCTGCAGCCAGCCTTCTGCAGTCCTTTGGATGTAACTACTGATACTCTTTCTCAAAAGAGGCACAGGGCAATAAAGCCAATTAGCCCTGTAAAAgaaagatttgttttaaaactgacACTGAAAAAGACTAGCAAAAACAATTACCAGATTGTGAAAACTACCTCTGACAATACCCTGAAAGCTAAGTTTAGCTGCTGGTTTTGTGGTAGAATATTTGACAATCAGGATAATTGGGTAGGACATGGACAGAGGCATCTGATGGAGGCTACTCGAGACTGGAATTCATTAATGTAA